In Cygnus atratus isolate AKBS03 ecotype Queensland, Australia chromosome 5, CAtr_DNAZoo_HiC_assembly, whole genome shotgun sequence, a single window of DNA contains:
- the PTPRJ gene encoding receptor-type tyrosine-protein phosphatase eta isoform X3, producing MRRLPRLLPCLLLLLLLPLLLLPAEVRCTIACTEDCRSKNLIADMGTSSNDDLSVNSTSRNKRSSGDVPLPEPSKVLDLQVVDVGVTSVNLTWRVNDSASDSYTYRIEVANGTPVRNETSNVKEAEIAELIPGTKYSFTVFAVAADGQTEGEGVSVSLYTKPSQVLDLKVADVGVTSVNLTWRVNDNASDSYTYRIEVANVRNKTSNVKEAEITELIPGTKYNFTVFAIAADGQTEGEGVSISQYTKPSKVLDLQVVDVGVTSVNLTWRVNDSASDSYTYRIEVANVRNKTSNVKEAEITELIPGTKYNFTVFAIAADGQTEGEGVSVSQYTKPSKVLDLQVVDVGVTSVNLTWRVNDSASDSYTYRIEVANGTPVRNETSNVKEAEIAELIPGTKYSFTVFAVAADGQTEGEGVSVSLYTKPSQVLDLKVADVGVTSVNLTWRVNDNASDSYTYRIEVANVRNKTSNVKEAEITELIPGTKYNFTVFAIAADGQTEGEGVSVSQYTKPSKVLDLQVVDVGVTSVNLTWRVNDSASDSYTYRIEVANGTPVRNETSNVKEAEITELIPGTKYSFTVFAVAADGQMEGEGVSVSQYTKPSKVLDLQVVDVGVTSVNLTWRVNDSASDSYTYRIEVANGTSIWNETSNVKEAEIAELIPGTKYSFTVFAVAADGQTEGEGVTVNKSTVPSSVNSFQCESVANMSYLMLKWECPYGHYSGFTIKISNGSWVIKEEESQSCSGEGFKTSPLDYFKTYNVTVTTFSNDDTSSPVQKTCKTSITDPPTPKSAPVVKVLSHNSLSVEFFDFESLYGPLKAYAVMIITEEEGCPPLKSKLNYTYEDFKKKKTGTYVTYVADTEKAKLPSFRSQNVIDVGKGNTMYGYKNGPLTPLHSYRASVAGFTNISFTAENIIMEEHSYVSFSPCSDKVSLPQDPGVIAGAVIGCLLAILAVVAIGGYIFWTRRRKDKRNTEVSFSPIKSKMIKVENFESYFKKQQADSNCGFAEEYEELKSAGVHQPKFAAEIPENRGKNRYNNVLPYDISRVKLSDLNSVTDDYINANYMPGYISKKAFIAAQGPLSNTIEDFWRMIWEKNIYSIVMLTKCVEQARTKCEQYWPDKQGETYGDIAVTMVLETVLPEWTIRDFNVENANTQESRMVRQFHFTSWPDHGVPETTDLLINFRHHVHEYSSQNPIDSPVLVHCSAGVGRTGTFIAIDRLIQQIEIENTVDVYGVVYDLRMHRPLMVQTEDQYVFLNQCVMDIIRSQKDKKTDLIYQNTTAMAIYENFTPEPGFGKANGYHA from the exons AGCCCAGCAAAGTTCTTGATCTCCAGGTAGTGGATGTTGGTGTGACATCTGTCAACTTGACATGGAGGGTGAATGACAGTGCTTCGGACTCCTACACGTACAGGATAGAGGTTGCAAATGGTACCCCTGTTAGGAACGAGACGTCAAATGTCAAGGAAGCTGAAATTGCGGAGTTAATCCCTGGgacaaaatacagtttcacaGTATTTGCAGTAGCGGCTGATGGTCAGACGGAAGGAGAAGGAGTGTCCGTAAGCCTGTATACAA AGCCCAGCCAAGTTCTGGACCTCAAGGTAGCAGATGTTGGTGTGACATCTGTCAACTTGACATGGAGGGTGAACGACAATGCTTCGGACTCCTACACGTACAGGATAGAGGTTGCAAATGTTAGGAACAAGACGTCAAATGTCAAGGAAGCCGAAATTACGGAGTTAATCCCTGGgacaaaatataatttcacaGTATTTGCAATAGCGGCTGATGGTCAGACGGAAGGAGAAGGAGTGTCCATAAGCCAGTATACAA AGCCCAGCAAAGTTCTTGATCTCCAGGTAGTGGATGTTGGTGTGACATCTGTCAACTTGACATGGAGGGTGAATGACAGTGCTTCGGACTCCTACACGTACAGGATAGAGGTTGCAAATGTTAGGAACAAGACGTCAAATGTCAAGGAAGCCGAAATTACGGAGTTAATCCCTGGgacaaaatataatttcacaGTATTTGCAATAGCGGCTGATGGTCAGACGGAAGGAGAAGGAGTGTCCGTAAGCCAGTATACAA AGCCCAGCAAAGTTCTTGATCTCCAGGTAGTGGATGTTGGTGTGACATCTGTCAACTTGACATGGAGGGTGAATGACAGTGCTTCGGACTCCTACACGTACAGGATAGAGGTTGCAAATGGTACCCCTGTTAGGAACGAGACGTCAAATGTCAAGGAAGCTGAAATTGCGGAGTTAATCCCTGGgacaaaatacagtttcacaGTATTTGCAGTAGCGGCTGATGGTCAGACGGAAGGAGAAGGAGTGTCCGTAAGCCTGTATACAA AGCCCAGCCAAGTTCTGGACCTCAAGGTAGCAGATGTTGGTGTGACATCTGTCAACTTGACATGGAGGGTGAACGACAATGCTTCGGACTCCTACACGTACAGGATAGAGGTTGCAAATGTTAGGAACAAGACGTCAAATGTCAAGGAAGCCGAAATTACGGAGTTAATCCCTGGgacaaaatataatttcacaGTATTTGCAATAGCGGCTGATGGTCAGACGGAAGGAGAAGGAGTGTCCGTAAGCCAGTATACAA AGCCCAGCAAAGTTCTTGATCTCCAGGTAGTGGATGTTGGTGTGACATCTGTCAACTTGACATGGAGGGTGAATGACAGTGCTTCGGACTCCTACACGTACAGGATAGAGGTTGCAAATGGTACCCCTGTTAGGAACGAGACGTCAAATGTCAAGGAAGCTGAAATTACGGAGTTAATCCCTGGgacaaaatacagtttcacaGTATTTGCAGTAGCGGCTGATGGTCAGATGGAAGGAGAAGGAGTGTCCGTAAGCCAGTATACAA AGCCCAGCAAAGTTCTTGATCTCCAGGTAGTGGATGTTGGTGTGACATCTGTCAACTTGACATGGAGGGTGAATGACAGTGCTTCGGACTCCTACACGTACAGGATAGAGGTTGCAAATGGTACCTCCATTTGGAACGAGACGTCAAATGTCAAGGAAGCCGAAATTGCGGAGTTAATCCCTGGgacaaaatacagtttcacaGTATTTGCAGTAGCGGCTGATGGTCAGACGGAAGGAGAAGGAGTGACTGTAAACAAATCCACAG ttcCTTCCTCAGTGAATTCATTTCAGTGTGAATCGGTGGCTAATATGTCTTACCTAATGCTGAAGTGGGAATGTCCTTATGGTCACTATTCTGGCTTCACCATTAAAATATCTAATGGTTCTTGGGttataaaagaagaagagagtCAGTCCTGTTCAGGAGAAGGCTTCAAAACATCACCTTTGGATTATTTCAAAACCTATAATGTTACTGTTACAACTTTTTCAAATGATGATACAAGTTCTCCAGTGcagaaaacatgtaaaacaaGCATTACAG aTCCACCTACTCCAAAATCAGCTCCTGTAGTCAAGGTGCTTAGTCACAACTCATTGTCTGTTGAATTTTTTGATTTTGAGTCACTGTATGGACCATTAAAAGCCTATGCAGTAATGATCATAACAGAAGAAGAAg GTTGTCCACCTTTGAAGTCTAAATTGAACTACACATACGaagatttcaagaaaaagaagaccGGCACCTATGTGACTTATGTCGCAGACACAGAGAAGGCAAAACTACCTTCTTTCCGTTCTCAGAACGTCATCGATGTAGGCAAGGGAAACACCATGTATGGCTATAAAAATGGACCATTGACTCCACTTCATTCATACAG GGCAAGTGTTGCAGGCTTCACTAATATAAGCTTTACTGCAGAAAACATCATTATGGAAGAACATAGTTATGTATCATTTTCACCCTGTTCTGACAAGGTTTCGTTACCCCAGGATCCAG GTGTTATTGCTGGAGCTGTTATTGGATGCCTTTTAGCTATATTGGCTGTAGTCGCTATAGGGGGTTACATATTCTGGACAAGGAGAAG GAAAGATAAAAGGAATACTGAAGTGTCCTTTTCTCCAATTAA atCAAAAATGATTAAAGTGGAGAACTTTGAGTCCTACTTTAAGAAGCAGCAAGCAGACTCCAACTGTGGTTTTGCTGAAGAGTATGAG GAACTCAAGTCTGCTGGTGTTCATCAGCCCAAATTTGCTGCTGAAATCCCAGAGAACAGGGGGAAAAATAGATACAATAATGTCTTACCAT atgaTATTTCGCGTGTTAAACTTTCGGATCTGAACTCTGTAACCGATGATTATATTAATGCAAACTATATGCCT gGCTATATCTCAAAGAAGGCATTTATTGCTGCACAAGGTCCTTTATCCAATACTATAGAAGACTTCTGGCGCATGATTTGGGAAAAGAATATCTACTCTATAGTTATGTTGACGAAATGTGTTGAACAAGCCCGG ACAAAATGTGAGCAATATTGGCCAGACAAACAAGGCGAGACCTATGGTGACATTGCTGTGACAATGGTCTTGGAGACTGTTCTTCCAGAATGGACAATAAGGGACTTCAATGTAGAAAAT GCCAACACACAGGAGAGCCGCATGGTGCGTCAGTTCCATTTCACCTCCTGGCCTGATCACGGAGTGCCAGAGACAACAGACCTGCTCATCAACTTCAGACACCATGTTCACGAATACAGCAGTCAAAATCCTATTGACTCTCCTGTTCTAGTGCACTGCAG TGCTGGTGTCGGGAGGACAGGGACATTCATTGCCATTGACCGCCTGATTCAGCAGATTGAAATTGAGAATACTGTGGATGTGTATGGAGTGGTGTATGATCTTCGAATGCATCGACCTTTAATGGTGCAGACTGAG GACCAGTACGTCTTCCTAAACCAGTGTGTCATGGATATTATTAGATCccagaaagacaagaaaacagatcTTATTTaccaaaacacaacagcaatgGCAATCTATGAAAATTTCACACCTGAGCCAGGCTTTGGGAAGGCTAACGGCTACCATGCGTAG